One window of the Leishmania panamensis strain MHOM/PA/94/PSC-1 chromosome 8 sequence genome contains the following:
- a CDS encoding hypothetical protein (TriTrypDB/GeneDB-style sysID: LpmP.08.0550) yields MMRIGAVRFAPLQACRPLLFFSWLSRSSEHRGSADATWRTNAKDTFISEGAMGLGGGDVGQPMANGASEALDGTGRSTASYRQAGMNGIGGRGVGHGQSFQVGGGAAPGSTVPKQAIDDILMERPAHLTGPNRRPVSYDLEIHRVARAREVAQKEASQQHLRHFDEQNMPRNPLDPNRERASWEFTPTPEHKSLVLLLYRNVLKGLMNYKSVRRRSMIAYARMCFRRRAMATEKLLIDECIEECRRSIYVLEKHHNFTKTGTYEFDSMTIPKDTGQDVKTYMEEVYDPEQSRLQFQNFTDVQPGKEHLHRQGLGPTSGEHHWKDQTSSEAFKVEIRDEDKALRPPPPPEMAS; encoded by the coding sequence ATGATGCGCATCGGCGCTGTCCGCTttgcgccgctgcaagcttgtcgccctctcctcttcttctcatGGCTGAGTAGGAGCAGcgagcaccgcggcagcgctgacgcAACGTGGCGCACGAACGCGAAGGACACCTTCATCAGCGAGGGTGCCATGGgcctcggtggcggcgatgtGGGTCAGCCCATGGCGAACGGGGCCTCTGAGGCGCTGGACGGCACGGGCAGGAGCACCGCCAGTTATCGACAGGCCGGTATGAACGGCATCGGTGGGCGTGGCGTCGGCCATGGGCAGTCCTTCCAAgtaggcggtggtgccgcgccAGGCTCCACCGTGCCAAAGCAGGCGATAGACGACATCTTAATGGAGCGCCCAGCGCACTTGACGGGGCCAAACCGGCGTCCCGTCTCGTACGACCTCGAAATCCACCGCGTCGCCCGCGCGCGTGAGGTGGCACAGAAAGAAgcctcgcagcagcatctgcgCCACTTTGATGAACAGAACATGCCACGCAATCCCCTCGATCCGAACCGGGAGCGCGCGAGCTGGGAGTTCACGCCAACGCCTGAGCACAAGtcgctcgtgctgctgctgtatcGCAACGTGTTGAAAGGCTTGATGAACTATAAAAGCGTCCGGCGCCGCAGCATGATCGCCTACGCCCGCATGTGCTTCCGCCGTCGCGCTATGGCGACAGAAAAGCTACTGATTGACGAGTGCATCGAGGAGTGTCGGCGCTCAATCTACGTGTTGGAGAAGCATCACAACTTCACCAAGACGGGCACGTATGAGTTTGACTCGATGACGATCCCCAAGGACACGGGCCAGGATGTAAAGACCTACATGGAGGAGGTGTACGATCCGGAGCAGTCCCGGCTGCAGTTCCAGAACTTCACTGATGTGCAGCCAGGCAAGGAGCACCTGCATCGCCAAGGGCTCGGACCCACGTCGGGGGAGCATCACTGGAAAGATCAAACGTCCTCAGAGGCCTTCAAGGTGGAGATTCGCGACGAGGACAAGGCGCTtcggccgccgccaccaccagagaTGGCGAGCTAG
- a CDS encoding translation initiation factor-like protein (TriTrypDB/GeneDB-style sysID: LpmP.08.0570) produces the protein MQRETGRQRRRNVDSGESSSEDEQQTTTTTVQDTVEMAPPVRVRAKAPAAAAVSAPCMRLHTDPTAPQVTAPAPVLPEAANSGGGSDDDALSPAVAQSNELAEEMEAINYDTLTYAALLEIMKRASRPAIEEIMAQREQQVESTMQQQQNQRVERFLDVAAASSAIALTDVNGSSAEDEAVEGYRYNAMLTRLFEALNRNNEGSAMTERNQLPVPILERMGKKKTVIANFGRICDAFHRPMEDVKDFIEKELSIRGNLDSNNALILKFEIRKQTDFDRVLIKYLDEYVKCNSCHRIDTTLTKDGRRLELRCNVCTATRTVTAAGTATFSAQIEKRSRQRAAMIL, from the coding sequence ATGCAGCGTGAGACCGGCCGCCAGCGTCGTCGCAacgtcgacagcggcgagagcagcagcgaggatgaGCAGCAGACGACGACCACGACGGTGCAAGATACCGTGGAGATGGCGCCGCCAGTTCGCGTGCGCGCTAAGGCacctgccgcggctgcggtgAGCGCGCCGTGCATGAGGCTGCACACCGACCCCACTGCGCCACAGGTGACGGCACCAGCCCCCGTCTTGCCGGAGGCGGCGAACTCGGGGGGTGGCTCGGACGACGATGCCCTCTCCCCGGCCGTGGCTCAGTCAAACGAGCTTGCCGAGGAAATGGAGGCGATCAACTACGACACACTCACCtacgctgcgctgcttgagATCATGAAGCGCGCGAGCCGCCCGGCCATTGAGGAGATAATGGCGCAGAGGGAACAGCAGGTGGAATCAacaatgcagcagcagcagaaccaGCGTGTGGAGCGCTTCCTTGACGTTGCGGCGGCCAGCTCGGCTATTGCGCTGACGGATGTGAACGGCAGTAGCGCCGAGGATGAGGCGGTGGAAGGCTACCGCTACAACGCCATGCTGACGCGCCTGTTCGAGGCGCTGAACCGAAACAACGAGGGCAGCGCCATGACGGAGCGCAACCAACTGCCGGTGCCCATCCTGGAGCGCATGGGTAAAAAGAAGACGGTGATCGCCAACTTCGGCCGCATCTGCGATGCCTTTCATCGACCTATGGAGGACGTGAAGGACTTCATCGAGAAGGAGCTCTCCATCCGCGGCAACCTCGATAGCAACAACGCCCTCATCCTCAAGTTTGAGATCCGTAAGCAGACAGACTTTGATCGCGTACTCATCAAGTACCTCGATGAGTACGTCAAGTGTAATTCGTGCCACCGTATTGATACGACGCTCACTAAGGATGGCCGTCGCCTGGAGCTACGCTGTAACGTCTGCACAGCAACGCGCACGGTGACGGCTGCTGGTACAGCCACGTTCAGTGCGCAGATCGAAAAGCGCTCGCGCCAACGCGCCGCCATGATTCTGTGA
- a CDS encoding cyclopropane-fatty-acyl-phospholipid synthase (TriTrypDB/GeneDB-style sysID: LpmP.08.0560) codes for MKTPLDEYPKSEEAALLSRASHMLESHEQVPMPLKGHSDTHSSENGYQVPATAIKEVDQSDGDKTTRVANYGGPRGNGSLFRMSEEEYAKLQKKEAKYFDLAQKILKTCGITIGGEKPYDMVVHNPMLFRRVIRKGSLGLGEAYMEGWWDTRDFYALHELFKRILRSGLEYYFPNNAKDLINIIRAKLFNPQTKSKSRKVGMQHYDIGNEFFRSMLGLRMQYSCAYWEQHVGPAEDHMVKTVSTLDEAQEVKLKMIGEKLRLRPGLEVLDCGCGWGALAAYLSEKYKVKVTGITISEEQREGAAYRVKDDLNVTILKRDYRDVTFDRKFDRIVSVGMFEHVGPKNYHTFFKHMRRLLRDDDPEAVLVLHTIGSKTTMKSADQWYLKYIFPGGCLPSVSNIGKNIEKYFVMEDLHNFSFFYGLTLLAWRENFLAHWNNSAESKKCNADVFFRMFYYYLSSSAGAFEARDLQLWQIVLSPKGMPGYARVYRP; via the coding sequence ATGAAAACCCCACTCGACGAGTACCCCAAGTCGGAGGAAGCGGCGCTCCTGTCGCGAGCATCGCACATGCTGGAGTCGCATGAGCAGGTGCCGATGCCACTGAAAGGCcacagcgacacacacagcagcgagaATGGCTACCAGGTCCCTGCTACCGCGATCAAGGAAGTCGACCAGAGTGACGGCGACAAAACAACCCGGGTGGCTAACTACGGTGGTCcgcgcggcaacggcagtcTGTTTCGcatgagcgaggaggagtaTGCGAAGCTCCAGAAAAAGGAGGCCAAGTACTTTGACCTCGCACAGAAGATCCTGAAGACATGCGGTATCACCATTGGCGGCGAAAAGCCGTACGACATGGTCGTGCACAACCCAATGTTGTTCCGCCGCGTTATCAGGAAGGGTAGTCTTGGCCTCGGTGAGGCGTACATGGAGGGCTGGTGGGACACCCGCGACTTTTATGCCCTGCACGAGCTCTTCAAACGCATCCTGCGGAGTGGGCTCGAGTACTACTTTCCGAATAACGCCAAGGATTTGATCAACATCATCCGCGCTAAGCTATTCAACCCGCAGACCAAGTCGAAGAGTCGCAAGGTGGGCATGCAGCACTACGACATTGGCAATGAATTCTTTCGCAGCATGCTGGGGCTGCGCATGCAGTACAGCTGCGCGTACTGGGAGCAGCATGTCGGCCCCGCCGAGGACCACATGGTCAAGACTGTGTCGACGCTGgacgaggcgcaggaggtgaaGCTGAAGATGATTGGCGAAAAACTGCGCCTGCGTCCGGggctggaggtgctcgacTGCGGCTGTGGATGGGGCGCCCTGGCGGCGTACCTGAGCGAGAAGTACAAGGTGAAGGTAACTGGCATTACGATCTCTGAAGAGCAGCGCGAGGGGGCCGCGTATCGAGTGAAGGACGACCTAAATGTTACCATCCTCAAGCGCGACTACCGCGACGTCACCTTCGACCGCAAGTTTGACCGCATCGTGAGTGTTGGCATGTTTGAGCACGTCGGACCCAAGAACTACCACACCTTTTTCAAGCACATGCGCCGCCTACTGCGCGACGACGACCCGGAGGCGGTCTTAGTGCTTCACACCATTGGCAGCAAGACAACCATGAAGAGCGCCGATCAGTGGTACCTCAAGTACATTTTTCCAGGCGGCTGCCTGCCGAGTGTTTCGAACATCGGAAAAAATATCGAGAAGTACTTTGTGATGGAGGACCTGCACAACTTCAGCTTCTTCTACGGGCTGACGCTGCTCGCCTGGCGCGAGAACTTCCTCGCCCACTGGAACAACTCGGCCGAGAGCAAGAAGTGCAATGCAGATGTGTTTTTTCGCATGTTCTACTACTACctgagcagcagtgctggcgCCTTCGAGGCACGTGACCTACAGCTGTGGCAAATTGTTCTGAGCCCGAAGGGAATGCCGGGGTACGCCCGGGTGTACCGGCCGTAA
- a CDS encoding protein kinase, putative (TriTrypDB/GeneDB-style sysID: LpmP.08.0540), with product MHVTFSPTHTAADEHYANGTSSSPSLPPSMRIVVVAAAAAAAAAAAAALLTVPATSVTQYDAAAHALTSNGNGGSSGSHTLTNTGVGIVDVLLVVACTLMLVTIALLIVVIRLLKHVAVAAAALRSSAPDIRRNDLRAEVPVTYRSVSLDDDENNNAALHGNNRDSRTQRVEYAEEQQSLLHRARSRGGRTERHHHRSTSPRHQETGQNTILGLFDALSIRLGLSPTAAIEDATSCGKTAAPRSRSRSYRAVDSAVPSLGSCSAARGSPELQCHASLCTDPDAFATVKDETDAFRAAPQSTWHNSSSLNQSGAARKREESAVAQVPPSSEPSLPPAVVAAETSNERKTATPAAANHGGTSPSDDAQMPLFTATTQKDMAVYNTTRHSRYRLLQRIGLGAFSSVYLVQHKDTEKKYALKYILCKGDRERRAALRECEAMNCLQGHPQVIRLVDMFMNYQFQSAPTSPRAADSPAIPATLSGRREQATGEQSSRPRSTAQPRAPAAIAPSVSPAAAAAQSLWSRPSSSAAPSHGEATAITAVANAHSRHRAPDPAASAGTTTMLVAARLKELSDADMAKSASLTRFDGVVVTATPQAPIRAVAMERSTEHHPAAHDEEEDDNVDYSHVDTAAEDECQLQGALSYRYRSPHSTAARGYGSGNGDEDDEERRCVIHGVRPSVKGAAYGAYMADADHASDRRNVVSTFGDRLASIEARDGEELPQLIFSAADREQPQPQGKQSMRTSSSHDRCPLHSVQRTSQSGNNVHLPGADAATSTTPKADSSSSVFAGSAHVLAPPYAAAGGGTRGCGRPPLQSTSRPLREASPTASTATRTASTDASLPARSEAHAGQSRSCGHATGAPGAVVHNASDPTATIDVSVGCCTVEGMAITATTTHNRLPSMACNATLSRSSGASDEHGTLEYCDGGHGMRSSSGGTRRSKKIQSATREVPEPTSQSSRVSLEDCDVDGVDDGRANAHVGSERRRTDRRCDADAEETRSCKRDDACSSATSSSGTQEEPIQPIHRILMPLQSLDQPPNGLTGAPSSGDSKGAALQLQNRTCTLGTGNLTAYNLYANPPTATVGEAPGVVKPMQATGSAEIPLSVAANLHDMGGSTVSTFTPPPPQQQQQLLPSLAASYALARTAASSADVSSAASGTLTAQAPIRYKDFVPPHALITAPPSASRTPVTAMRGNGGVIANSSVEVQEHRQPINRGGRLAPPLYGIPARAGSGTTITGTCGLRPDRLAGAYGNPYLERASGGEPVPPPRTSYAPGGGVRYNSLIVPYVAAPTKSQTAAKGLPAQSSSASSPLMLSASGTGVSAFDERNTGRGQGWHSEVTGAASISQDSYASMSACHTACLEAPRPLPSAAPVVATVVRSTYAPLRHGDVAHPTAASPAASSMTRSSTATLSPPSTPRQQQQQQLPSAAYPAASLIANSGRLSLTAVIQAPHGGQQGECMVSDDSKPRVNVSSSATDSALMSAHAPPPPPPLRSLVSQVSSAYLLREAGGLNGAGVAPSRVRYTNAGSPIPWDAYNANTTTVNAAAAVAVLAGLSPKVDGRTPTVTCTGAGDTSDSKSCTTTRTSCSHISLQDARDTGYLGLVIEYHPMGDLCRYALRAKQQLEMRCHRQQQSQRRTLGRSGVVSMATPRSTASLVTATVDTRTRTTERSSTLQPQPTARNATERDDGGMGANAVEPISPFSCRPSVLTHGGTAAASSLLAAAAAATWTAKVAMSRTDLPLALSAGVGSGGTNGNEHLGDFDNQSTAAVATDPTSDNPLTEAQLLSIAYQLASVLDHMHRQNPPIIHRDLKPENILIKGELSDYLDVPLSAALASTSSTPSSPVPLTNAGGASSQYDTGECSAVCVGGNNDGLNKSSVSPQSPSFASLAAVIEDAANSSWLLPPIRITRAVVPIALIDFGLAIMQDTHSCPHSGRGGGTRPYIAPESWHGGTCTASDVWSLGCVLYALATCRLVAKDVRIMSQEAKQDGFASRMLNDIIEKKYSLAFASFVVSLLVVDPAKRPTAAQAAQCFCIVDNEIRFDLRSPFFSNVLDL from the coding sequence ATGCATGTCACTTTCTCTCCTACTCacaccgccgctgacgaACACTATGCGAATGGGACCTCCTCGAGCCCATCTTTGCCACCTTCAATGCGCATTGTagttgttgccgccgccgccgccgccgccgctgctgctgctgctgcactgctgacAGTGCCTGCCACAAGCGTCACTCAGTACGACGCGGCGGCACATGCTTTGACAAGTAATGGGAATGGTGGTAGCAGCGGGTCACACACCCTCACCAACACTGGCGTAGGTATCGTTGATGTGCTCCTCGTTGTCGCTTGCACGCTGATGCTGGTCACAATTGCGCTATTAATCGTTGTTATTCGCTTACTCAAGCACGTCGCagttgccgctgcagccctAAGGAGCAGTGCGCCGGACATCCGCCGCAACGACCTTCGTGCTGAAGTGCCCGTGACGTACAGGAGTGTCAGCCTTGACGACGATGAGAACAACAATGCGGCCTTGCACGGCAATAACCGTGACAGTCGTACGCAACGGGTGGAGTACGCTGAGGAGCAGCAGTCTCTGCTGCATCGTGCACGTAGCCGTGGCGGCAGAACTGaacgtcaccaccaccgttcTACTAGTCCCCGACACCAGGAGACTGGTCAAAACACAATCTTGGGCTTGTTTGACGCGCTCAGCATTCGTCTAGGTCTCTCCCCCACGGCCGCCATTGAGGACGCTACCAGCTGTGGAAAgacagcggcaccgcgaAGCCGATCAAGAAGCTATCGAGCGGTGGACTCCGCAGTACCCAGTCTCGGGAGTTGCTCAGCGGCGCGCGGCTCGCcagagctgcagtgccaTGCTAGTCTTTGCACCGACCCTGACGCATTCGCCACAGTCAAGGACGAGACGGACGCCTTccgcgcggcgccgcagtcGACTTggcacaacagcagctctCTGAACCAGAGCGGTGCGGCGCGCAAGCGTGAGGAAAGTGCTGTCGCACAGGTGCCCCCATCTTCAGaaccctcgctgccgccagccGTAGTAGCAGCTGAAACCTCAAACGAAAGGAAGACGGCAACGCCTGCGGCTGCCAATCACGGCGGCACCTCACCCAGCGACGACGCTCAAATGCCACTCTTTACTGCGACGACTCAGAAGGATATGGCGGTATACAATACCACACGCCACTCGCGCTACCGCCTGCTGCAACGCATAGGCCTGggcgccttctcctctgtctACCTGGTTCAGCACAAGGACACTGAGAAGAAGTACGCCCTCAAGTACATCCTGTGCAAGGGTGACCGTGAGCGacgagcggcgctgcgcgagtgCGAGGCGATGAACTGCCTGCAAGGCCACCCGCAGGTGATCCGTTTGGTGGACATGTTTATGAACTACCAATTTCAAAGCGCGCCAACGTCGCCCAGGGCCGCAGACTCCCCTGCCATTCCAGCGACTCTCTCTGGTCGTAGAGAACAGGCCACGGGTGAGCAGAGTTCGCGACCGCGTTCGACCGCCCAACCGCGCGCGCCGGCAGCAATCGCGCCCTCAGTttctccagcggcggcggcggcgcagagtCTGTGGTCTCGTCCATCATCgtccgcggcgccgtcgcatgGAGAGGCAACAGCGATCACCGCCGTTGCGAATGCACACAGTCGGCACCGGGCACCAGACcccgctgcttcagcaggcACAACCACCATGCTGGTCGCGGCGCGACTCAAGGAACTGAGCGACGCCGACATGGCGAAGTCGGCGAGCTTGACTCGCTTTGAtggcgtggtggtgacggcgacaCCGCAGGCACCCATTcgcgcggtggcgatggagaGATCCACTGAACACCACCCCGCAGCGCatgatgaagaggaggatgacAATGTTGATTACAGCCACGTGGATACCGCTGCAGAAGATGAATGCCAGCTGCAGGGGGCACTGAGCTATCGGTATCGCAGCCcgcacagcactgcagctcgTGGCTACGGCAGCGGGAACGgtgacgaggatgacgaggagcGCCGGTGCGTCATACATGGCGTGCGTCCATCCGTCAAAGGAGCCGCCTATGGTGCCTACATGGCCGACGCTGACCACGCCAGTGACAGGAGAAACGTAGTCAGCACCTTCGGCGACCGCCTAGCAAGTATCGAGGCTAGAGATGGTGAGGAGCTCCCGCAGTTGATTTTCAGCGCCGCTGACCGGGAGCAGCCACAACCACAAGGCAAGCAGTCCATGCGGACGTCCTCCTCGCACGACCGGTGTCCGCTTCACAGCGTGCAGCGCACGAGTCAAAGTGGCAATAATGTGCATCTTCctggcgctgacgctgcAACGTCGACAACACCGAAGGCCGACTCGTCCTCTTCTGTGTTCGCTGGAAGCGCTCAcgtgctggcgccgccgtacgccgctgccggtgggGGTACTCGAGGATGCGGGCGCCCCCCTTTGCAGTCCACTTCTCGTCCATTAAGGGAGGCGTCCCCCACAGCGTCGACGGCTACTCGCACTGCCTCCACCGATGCATCGTTGCCTGCTCGCAGCGAAGCGCATGCCGGCCAGTCCCGCTCGTGCGGTCACGCGACTGGCGCGCCAGGTGCGGTAGTTCACAACGCGAGCGACCCGACCGCCACGATCGATGTTTCGGTTGGCTGCTGCACGGTGGAGGGCATGGCCATCaccgcgacgacgacacacaACCGCCTTCCATCGATGGCATGCAACGCTACTTTAagccgaagcagcggcgccagtgaTGAGCATGGCACACTGGAGTACTGCGACGGTGGCCATGGtatgcgcagcagcagtggcggcacgAGAAGAAGTAAAAAAATACAGAGCGCGACCAGAGAGGTGCCAGAGCCAACGTCGCAGTCGAGCCGCGTGTCGCTGGAAGACTGCGACGTTGACGGAGTTGATGATGGCCGCGCCAATGCTCATGTGGGTAGTGAGAGGCGGCGGACAGACCGACGCTGTGATGCCGACGCAGAGGAAACGCGAAGCTGCAAACGCGATGACGCGTGCTCTAGTGCCACCAGCTCCAGCGGTACCCAAGAAGAGCCCATCCAGCCGATCCACCGCATTCTCATGCCACTGCAGTCCCTGGATCAGCCGCCAAATGGATTGACTGGTGCGCctagcagcggcgacagtaaaggtgctgcgctgcagctgcagaaccGCACCTGTACGCTAGGTACAGGAAATCTTACAGCGTACAACCTGTACGCCAACCCTCCCACCGCCACTGTCGGAGAAGCACCAGGGGTCGTCAAACCCATGCAAgccaccggcagcgccgagATTCCGCTGTCGGTGGCCGCGAACTTGCATGACATGGGCGGGAGCACCGTCAGCACGTTcactccaccgccgccgcagcagcagcagcagctcctgccgTCGCTTGCAGCCTCTTACGCGCTTGCTCGTACGGCTGCCTCATCCGCAGATGtcagcagtgctgcctcGGGCACACTCACAGCGCAAGCCCCCATCCGGTACAAGGACTTTGTGCCGCCTCACGCCCTCATcaccgcccctccctccgcatCACGGACACCGGTGACAGCGATGCGGGGAAACGGCGGTGTAATTGCTAACAGCTCTGTCGAGGTGCAGGAGCACCGGCAGCCGATCAACCGTGGCGGACGCCTCGCTCCGCCGTTATACGGCATCCCTGCAAGGGCAGGCTCAGGAACCACGATCACTGGTACATGTGGCCTGAGGCCAGACCGCCTGGCAGGTGCGTATGGGAACCCCTACCTAGAGCGagccagcggtggtgagccggtgccgccgccgcgcacgtcGTACGCCCCAGGTGGCGGGGTGCGCTACAACAGCCTCATCGTGCCCTATGTCGCGGCTCCGACAAAGTCGCAGACCGCAGCGAAGGGGCTTCCGGCTCAGTCTagcagcgcctcttcaccGCTGATGCTGAGCGCAAGCGGCACCGGTGTCAGTGCCTTCGACGAGCGCAACACGGGTAGAGGACAAGGGTGGCACTCCGAGGTCACTGGAGCGGCCAGCATCTCACAGGACTCATACGCATCCATGTCTGCGTGTCATACCGCATGCCTCGAAGCTCCGCGGCCTCTGCCGAGTGCTGCCCCAGTGGTAGCAACGGTGGTGCGAAGCACGTACGCGCCCCTTCGGCACGGAGACGTAGCGCACCCcacagcagcttcacctGCCGCGTCTAGCATGACAAGGTCATCTACCGCGACACTCTCACCGCCGTCCACtccacgacagcagcagcagcagcaactgccTTCAGCGGCCTACCCTGCCGCTTCGCTCATAGCGAACAGTGGTCGTCTCAGCCTCACTGCGGTCATTCAGGCGCCGCATGGGGGCCAGCAAGGTGAGTGCATGGTCTCCGATGACAGCAAGCCGCGGGTGAACGTGTCGTCGTCTGCAACCGATTCGGCCTTGATGTCAGcgcacgcaccaccaccaccgcctccactaCGCAGTCTGGTGAGCCAGGTCAGTAGCGCATACCTTCTTCGGGAGGCTGGCGGCTTGAACGGCGCTGGCGTAGCACCGTCTCGAGTGCGGTACACCAACGCTGGGAGCCCGATCCCGTGGGACGCGTACAACGCGAACACAACCACGGTgaacgctgctgctgctgttgctgtgctggCGGGCTTGTCGCCCAAGGTCGATGGGAGGACCCCTACAGTCACCTGTACCGGGGCGGGTGACACGAGCGACAGCAAGAGTTGCACGACCACACGTACAAGCTGCAGTCACATCTCCCTGCAAGATGCCCGCGACACCGGCTATCTGGGCCTCGTGATAGAGTACCATCCTATGGGCGACCTCTGCCGGTACGCGCTGCGCGCCAAGCAGCAACTGGAGATGCGGTgccaccgtcagcagcagtccCAGCGGCGGACGCTGGGACGCAGCGGTGTCGTGAGCATGGCCACTCCGCGATCGACGGCCTCGCTAGTAACAGCAACGGTGGACACCAGGACGCGTACAACAGAGCGGAGCTCTACTCTGCAGCCGCAACCCACCGCTAGGAATGCAACCGAGCGCGATGACGGTGGCATGGGGGCGAATGCAGTGGAGCCGATCTCACCGTTCTCCTGTCGCCCATCAGTGCTCACACACGGCgggacagcagcggcatcgtccctcctcgctgcggctgcagctgccacatGGACGGCGAAGGTGGCCATGAGTCGAACAGACCTCCCCTTGGCGCTTTCGGCAGgagtcggcagcggcggcaccaatGGTAACGAGCACCTCGGCGACTTTGATAACCAATCAACAGCTGCTGTAGCAACCGATCCCACAAGTGACAACCCCCTCactgaggcgcagctgctctccaTCGCGTACCAGCTGGCCTCGGTGCTTGACCACATGCATCGGCAGAACCCGCCCATTATCCACCGTGATTTGAAGCCCGAGAATATTCTGATCAAAGGGGAGCTCAGCGACTACCTCGAcgtgcctctctccgcgGCTTTGGCGAGCACCAGCAGTACGCCCTCCTCGCCTGTCCCGCTCACcaacgctggaggagcaTCGTCACAGTACGACACGGGTGAATGCAGTGCCGTGTGCGTTGGTGGAAACAACGATGGCTTGAATAAGTCCTCCGTGTCTCCGCAGTCGCCATCCTTCGCATCCCTGGCAGCAGTCATTGAGGACGCCGCCAACTCTTCATGGTTGCTGCCACCGATCCGAATCACACGCGCGGTGGTGCCGATCGCTCTAATCGATTTTGGCCTTGCAATCATGCAAGACACCCACAGCTGCCCACACAGTGGCCGGGGCGGTGGCACCCGTCCATACATCGCACCAGAGAGCTGGCATGGTGGCACGTGCACAGCGAGTGACGTGTGGAGCCTCGGCTGTGTGCTGTACGCGCTCGCTACGTGCCGCCTCGTTGCCAAGGACGTACGGATCATGTCACAGGAAGCGAAGCAGGATGGCTTTGCCTCGCGCATGCTGAACGACATCATCGAAAAGAAGTACTCGCTGGCGTTTGCCAGCTTCGTCGTATCGCTGCTTGTCGTCGACCCAGCAAAGCGaccgacggcggcgcaggcggcgcagtgctTCTGCATTGTAGACAACGAAATCCGCTTTGACCTCCGTAGTCCGTTCTTCAGTAACGTGCTCGACCTCTAA
- a CDS encoding hypothetical protein (TriTrypDB/GeneDB-style sysID: LpmP.08.0580), with protein MLRKSAARWVWLGGSGSSPALGLDLRSPAGQFVNVVPEGTQPRRTAGHFHATPQANSLAATHYAHAPELRHMADGAAMSLSGQRMPVLKPTLSKWSRQLRSDIYDELLKLPLRYALHDFRTLQAHIHAVPGIATSANGSAAAGERLPPGVYHASSSLFAKSTDAPTYYAVAGRDSAVGYAPPLGPADPVDVIPFFVHRTSNGHLPGKVYSMNAKTLMPAFYMRIQNVEGDIFRFEEELMKIFPTKKIFVRSHSVYVYNVNLDGRAVLHHWLLGLGF; from the coding sequence ATGCTCCGCAAGTCGGCTGCGCGGTGGGTATGGCTCGGCGGCTCAGGCTCCTCGCCGGCGCTCGGGCTCGACCTCCGCTCTCCAGCCGGGCAGTTCGTCAACGTCGTCCCAGAGGGTACGCAACCGCGGCGCACGGCAGGCCATTTCCACGCCACGCCGCAGGCGAACAGCCTCGCCGCGACTCACTACGCGCACGCCCCAGAGCTGCGGCACATGGCCGATGGGGCTGCCATGTCGCTGAGCGGCCAGCGCATGCCTGTGTTGAAGCCGACACTCTCCAAGTGGTCTCGACAGCTCCGTTCCGACATCTACGATGAACTACtgaagctgccgctgcgttaCGCGCTGCATGACTTCCGTACGCTGCAAGCACACATTCACGCCGTGCCGGGCATCGCCACGAGTGCGaacggcagtgctgctgccggagaGCGACTGCCGCCTGGAGTGTACCACGCCTCGAGCAGCCTCTTCGCCAAGTCAACGGATGCTCCGACGTACTACGCGGTGGCAGGCCGCGACTCGGCAGTCGGCTACGCACCACCGCTCGGCCCTGCCGACCCCGTTGACGTCATTCCCTTCTTTGTTCACCGCACCAGCAACGGCCACCTCCCCGGCAAGGTCTACTCCATGAACGCCAAGACGCTCATGCCGGCTTTCTACATGCGAATCCAGAACGTTGAAGGTGACATATTCCGCtttgaggaggagctgatgaaGATCTTTCCGACCAAGAAGATCTTCGTACGCAGCCACTCCGTGTACGTCTACAACGTGAACCTGGACGGACGTGCTGTCCTACATCACTGGCTGCTGGGGCTGGGGTTTTAA